The following proteins come from a genomic window of Anabaena sphaerica FACHB-251:
- a CDS encoding glycosyltransferase — protein MVEILSGLMLLSLAIWLFLLLFWGQFWRVDQQLETSKDVVYKISKKLPTVCVVVPARNEADVIPISLRSLLLQDYPGNFNVFLVDDQSTDGTANFAQGVAYAVDKLEQLHIVSSADLPVGWTGKLWAMEQGVKAAVEKFDETSLKLPDYFLLTDADIEHDISNLRRLVTKAETENLDLVSIMVKLRCQSFWEQLLIPAFVFFFQKIYPFRWANNPKKSTAAAAGGCILIRTETLHKIGGLQVIRQALIDDCSLAKAVKSNQGKIWLGLSALTYSLRPYDSLETIWNMVARSAYTQLNYSPLLLAGSVLGMILVYMLPPLGIILGLVMGNLPITLIGLFTWLLMTLAYFPIIRFYKSPFWIAFCLPIIAVFYTLMTLDSAKRHWQGRGGAWKGRVYQN, from the coding sequence ATGGTAGAAATTTTATCGGGTTTGATGCTTTTATCTTTAGCAATTTGGTTATTTTTACTCTTGTTTTGGGGACAGTTTTGGCGTGTAGATCAGCAGTTAGAAACCAGTAAAGACGTTGTATACAAAATCTCTAAAAAATTACCTACGGTGTGTGTGGTAGTTCCAGCGCGGAATGAAGCTGATGTCATCCCTATTAGTTTGCGATCGCTTCTTCTCCAAGACTATCCTGGTAATTTCAATGTGTTTTTAGTGGATGATCAAAGTACAGATGGTACAGCAAATTTTGCCCAAGGAGTAGCTTACGCAGTTGATAAACTCGAACAACTACATATTGTCTCTAGTGCAGATTTACCAGTTGGTTGGACTGGTAAACTTTGGGCAATGGAACAAGGTGTAAAAGCTGCTGTAGAGAAGTTTGATGAAACGTCTCTAAAATTACCAGATTATTTTTTACTAACTGATGCAGATATAGAACATGATATCAGCAATTTGCGCCGATTAGTTACCAAAGCAGAAACAGAGAATTTAGATTTAGTATCTATCATGGTCAAGCTGCGGTGTCAAAGTTTTTGGGAACAATTATTAATACCTGCTTTTGTCTTTTTCTTTCAAAAAATCTACCCGTTTCGCTGGGCAAATAACCCGAAAAAATCTACTGCTGCTGCTGCTGGTGGTTGTATTTTAATTCGCACAGAAACCCTACATAAAATTGGTGGGCTACAAGTTATCCGTCAAGCTTTAATTGATGATTGTTCTTTAGCCAAAGCCGTGAAATCCAATCAAGGAAAAATTTGGTTAGGATTGAGTGCTTTAACTTATAGTTTACGTCCTTATGATTCCCTAGAAACTATCTGGAATATGGTAGCCCGTAGCGCCTACACACAACTGAATTATTCTCCTTTGTTGTTAGCAGGAAGTGTGTTAGGAATGATTTTAGTTTATATGCTGCCACCATTAGGAATTATCTTAGGTTTAGTGATGGGAAATTTGCCAATTACTCTCATCGGTTTATTCACGTGGCTATTAATGACATTAGCATATTTCCCCATCATTCGCTTTTATAAATCGCCCTTTTGGATAGCATTTTGTTTACCCATAATTGCCGTTTTCTATACTTTGATGACTTTAGATTCTGCTAAGCGTCATTGGCAAGGAAGGGGAGGTGCTTGGAAAGGCAGAGTTTATCAAAATTAA